One Globicephala melas chromosome 17, mGloMel1.2, whole genome shotgun sequence DNA window includes the following coding sequences:
- the FAM83H gene encoding protein FAM83H, translating to MARRSQSSSQGDNPLAPGYLPPHYKEYYRLAVDALAEGGPEAYSSFLASEGAPAFLCPEELEHVSRHLRAPQHVALEPPESSPPNMDFDGSSGTYWPVNSDQAVPELDLGWPLTFGFQGTEVTTLVQPPPPDSPCIKDEARRMIRSAQQVVAVVMDMFTDVDLLSEVLEAAARRVPVYILLDEVNAQHFLDMADKCHINLHHVDFLRVRTVAGPTYYCRTGKSFKGHVKEKFLLVDCAVVMSGSYSFMWSFEKIHRSLAHVFQGELVSSFDEEFRILFAQSEPLVPSAGALARMDAYALAPYAGAGPLMGGQVTGALTPFSLPKRAHLLFPPPREEGLGFPSFLDPDRHFLSALRREESPRMPGGALEPHTGLWPLSRHLDTEAGPGGELLGPRGFFQARHQEMDAFKRHSYAAADGTGAVENFAAARQVSRQTFLGYGDDLRFQTSHFHRDQLYQQHYQWDPQLAPARPQGPFEKLRAGRPGFADHDDFTLGAGQRFPELGPDGHQRLDYVPSSASREVRHGSDPAFGPRLRGLEPAGAPSPNLGQRFPCQAVTRLGPETVPKPEPERRGRPEGRAGLRHWRLASYLSGCHGEDAGDEGLPAPMEAEAYEDDVLVSGGRVAAGDLLTSSFCVPTSFPGSGSGGGDSSEPKGLEAGLAKQDTFRLRPNPLIQRSSRLRSSLIFSASQAEGTGGAAAATAEKEQVVSEMPASGGKTMRSAVSTKVAELLEKYKGPTRDAGGMGAAVTVASHSKAILSQAWREEVSAPGGGGSEHRSLESCLLDLRDSFTQQLHQEAKRQPGAAALTATQLLDTLGGSSGGTDRLPSCFLSTQGRSTSPQGRDSPPPEGPGAHQPPHSEPKGIPTSAYPEQKGSPTAGFPSCRDRPTTGFTEQKGSPASAYPEHKGSPVPPVPEHRGSLPLPFSGESPKTGPTEEAPGGPMEILRRGSARLRQLLNPKGERRVEDEGSFPVPQENGQPESPRRPSPSRADSTEAATGDERGPRGCVASATANALYSSNLRDDTKAILEQISAHGQKHRGGPAPTPAQSSPELSHPPAAGGRAPDMSDKDKCSAIFLADSLGTQGRLNRTLPASAAERDRLLHRMESMRKEKRVYSRFEVFCKKEEPGGPGAGEGPAEDTRDSKVGKFMPKLLGTFKSKK from the exons ATGGCCCGTCGCTCCCAGAGCTCCTCGCAGGGGGATAACCCACTGGCACCCGGGTACCTGCCACCCCACTACAAAGAATATTACCGCCTGGCAGTGGATGCACTGGCTGAGGGCGGGCCGGAGGCCTATAGCAGCTTCCTAGCGTCCGAGGGGGCACCTGCCTTCCTGTGCCCTGAGGAGCTGGAGCACGTGAGCCGCCACCTGCGGGCCCCACAGCACGTTGCCCTCGAGCCCCCCGAAAGCAGCCCTCCCAACATGGACTTCGATGGCTCCTCGGGCACCTACTGGCCTGTGAACTCAGACCAGGCAGTGCCTGAACTCGACCTGGGCTGGCCCCTGACCTTCGGCTTCCAGGGCACTGAGGTTACCACACTGGTGCAGCCGCCGCCACCTGACAGCCCCTGCATCAAGGATGAGGCTCGAAGGATGATCCGCTCTGCCCAGCAG GTGGTGGCCGTGGTGATGGACATGTTCACCGACGTGGACCTTCTCAGTGAAGTGCTGGAGGCCGCTGCGCGCCGCGTGCCAGTCTACATCCTCCTAGATGAGGTGAACGCGCAGCACTTCCTGGACATGGCTGACAAGTGCCACATCAACCTGCACCACGTGGAC TTCCTACGCGTGCGCACTGTGGCGGGCCCCACCTACTACTGCCGTACCGGGAAGTCCTTCAAGGGCCACGTGAAGGAGAAGTTCCTCCTAGTGGATTGTGCCGTGGTGATGAGCGGGAGCTACAG CTTTATGTGGTCCTTCGAGAAGATCCACCGGAGTCTGGCACACGTGTTCCAGGGCGAGCTGGTCTCCAGCTTCGATGAGGAATTCCGCATCCTCTTCGCACAGTCCGAGCCGCTGGTACCCTCCGCCGGGGCGCTAGCTCGCATGGACGCCTACGCCCTGGCTCCATACGCGGGGGCTGGGCCCCTCATGGGTGGCCAGGTGACCGGGGCGTTGACCCCTTTCTCCTTACCCAAACGAGCCCACCTCCTGTTCCCACCGCCTCGGGAAGAAGGCCTGGGCTTCCCCTCATTCCTTGACCCCGACCGCCACTTCCTGTCGGCCCTCCGTCGAGAGGAGTCACCGCGGATGCCGGGGGGCGCCCTGGAGCCGCACACGGGGCTGTGGCCACTGTCGCGGCATCTGGACACCGAGGCCGGACCAGGCGGGGAGCTCTTGGGCCCGCGGGGCTTCTTTCAGGCACGGCACCAAGAGATGGACGCCTTCAAAAGGCACAGCTACGCGGCCGCCGACGGCACGGGAGCCGTGGAGAATTTCGCTGCCGCGCGACAGGTGTCACGGCAGACATTCCTCGGCTACGGTGATGACTTACGCTTCCAGACCAGCCACTTCCACCGCGACCAGCTCTACCAGCAGCACTACCAGTGGGATCCGCAGCTTGCGCCAGCGCGCCCACAGGGCCCGTTCGAGAAGCTGCGCGCTGGCCGCCCTGGCTTCGCGGACCATGACGACTTCACGCTGGGCGCCGGGCAGCGCTTTCCGGAGCTCGGCCCGGACGGACACCAGCGGCTGGACTACGTGCCATCCAGTGCCTCACGGGAGGTGCGCCATGGCTCTGACCCTGCCTTCGGGCCCAGGCTCCGCGGTCTGGAACCGGCCGGGGCCCCATCTCCCAACCTGGGACAGCGCTTCCCTTGCCAAGCGGTGACGAGGCTAGGCCCAGAGACTGTGCCCAAGCCAGAGCCAGAGCGCAGAGGCCGGCCCGAGGGGCGGGCGGGACTGCGGCACTGGCGCCTCGCCTCCTACCTGAGCGGCTGTCACGGTGAGGATGCTGGCGACGAGGGCCTGCCCGCACCCATGGAGGCCGAGGCCTATGAAGACGACGTGTTGGTTTCTGGGGGCCGGGTGGCCGCCGGGGACCTGCTGACCTCGAGCTTCTGTGTGCCCACGTCCTTCCCGGGCTCCGGCAGCGGTGGTGGCGACAGCTCCGAGCCCAAGGGCCTGGAGGCCGGCCTGGCCAAGCAGGACACTTTCCGCTTGCGCCCGAACCCACTGATCCAGCGCAGCTCGCGGCTGCGCTCCTCGCTCATCTTCAGCGCGTCACAGGCGGAGGGCACAGGCGGAGCTGCTGCGGCCACCGCGGAGAAGGAGCAGGTGGTGAGCGAGATGCCGGCGTCCGGTGGCAAGACCATGCGCTCTGCTGTCTCCACCAAGGTGGCCGAGCTCCTGGAGAAATACAAGGGCCCGACTCGAGACGCCGGCGGCATGGGGGCAGCAGTCACGGTCGCCAGCCACAGCAAGGCTATCCTGTCCCAGGCGTGGCGGGAGGAGGTGTCGGCACCTGGGGGCGGTGGGAGCGAGCACCGCAGCCTCGAAAGCTGCCTGCTAGACCTGCGCGACTCCTTCACGCAGCAGCTGCACCAGGAGGCCAAGCGGCAGCCGGGAGCCGCCGCTCTCACCGCCACGCAGCTGCTGGACACACTGGGCGGGAGCAGCGGCGGCACTGACCGGCTgccttcctgcttcctctccacCCAGGGCCGCTCCACCTCCCCGCAAGGGCGGGACAGCCCCCCACCAGAGGGGCCTGGGGCGCACCAGCCGCCCCACTCTGAGCCAAAAGGGATCCCCACCTCAGCTTACCCCGAGCAGAAGGGAAGTCCCACTGCAGGGTTTCCCAGCTGCAGAGACAGGCCCACCACGGGATTTACCGAGCAGAAGGGGAGTCCCGCTTCTGCCTACCCTGAGCACAAGGGAAGCCCGGTGCCCCCTGTGCCGGAGCACAGGggcagcctccccctccccttctccggGGAGTCTCCAAAGACCGGGCCCACAGAGGAGGCGCCTGGTGGCCCCATGGAGATCCTGCGCAGGGGATCTGCGCGGCTGCGGCAGCTGCTGAACCCCAAGGGTGAGCGGCGCGTGGAGGATGAGGGTAGCTTCCCGGTGCCACAGGAGAATGGGCAACCTGAGAGCCCCCGGCGGCCATCGCCAAGCCGGGCTGACAGCACCGAGGCTGCCACAGGAGATGAGCGGGGCCCGCGGGGGTGCGTGGCCTCGGCCACGGCCAATGCCTTGTACAGTAGCAACCTGCGGGATGATACGAAAGCCATCCTGGAGCAGATCAGCGCCCACGGCCAGAAGCACCGCGGAGGCCCCGCGCCAACCCCGGCCCAGAGCAGCCCTGAGCTGAGCCACCCTCCAGCTGCCGGCGGCCGGGCCCCTGACATGTCCGACAAGGACAAATGTTCTGCCATCTTCCTCGCAGACAGCCTGGGGACCCAAGGCCGGCTGAACCGCACGCTGCCAGCCAGCGCAGCGGAGCGCGACCGACTGCTGCACCGCATGGAGAGCATGCGCAAAGAGAAGCGCGTCTACAGCCGCTTCGAGGTCTTCTGCAAAAAGGAGGAGCCCGGGGGCCCGGGGGCCGGGGAGGGCCCGGCGGAGGACACCAGGGACAGCAAGGTGGGCAAGTTCATGCCCAAGCTCCTGGGTACGTTCAAAAGCAAGAAGTGA